GCCGGTAAGGTAGGATCCAATATCGCGGGTGAGCTCGGGACGATGCGAATTACAGAGCAAGTAGATGCACTAGAGGTGATGGGAATCAACGCCACTTCCTATCTCGTACTGCCCAAAATCATCGCATCGATCATCGCCTACCCTATGTTGGTCGTAATATCAGCATTTCTTTCTTTGGTAGGTGGCTACATAGCGGGCTCTCTGGCTGGAGTGATCACCCCGACAGAATTTGTATACGGTATACGCTACGAGTTCATAGAGTTCAACATCACCTTTGCTTTGACGAAGGCCTATGTATTTGCTTTTCTGGTAGCAGCCATTTCTGCTTACAAAGGTTTCTATACCAAAGGAGGTGCTTTGGAGGTAGGGGTAGCAAGTACCGCAGCAGTAACCAACAGTTGTATTGCGATCCTTTGTGCCGATTTCTTACTGACTAAATTGATGCTCTGACATGATAGAAGCGAATAGAATCAGCAAATCATTTGAAGGCAAACTCATACTTGACGATATTAGCGCCAAGTTTCATAAAGGAAAGACCAATCTAATCATTGGATCCAGTGGTACGGGTAAAAGTGTCTTTCTAAAGAATCTAGTGGGCCTCGTTCAGCCTGATGAAGGAGAGGTGCTCTATGATGGTCGTAACTTTACCCATTCGGACAAAACTACCAAGGCAGACATTCGTCGCGAGATAGGTATGCTCTTTCAAGGTGGGGCACTTTTTGATTCTAAAAATGTGGAGCAAAACATCATGTTCCCACTGGATGTGTTGACAGACATGCCTTTGGACGAAAAGCAGGACCGCGTCAATTACTGTCTGGAAAGAGTGGGCCTAGTGGACTCCAATAAGAAAATGCCATCGGAAATAAGTGGTGGAATGAAAAAGCGAGTTGGAATCGCCAGAGCCATCGTCAACAACAGCAAATACCTTTTTTGTGACGAACCTAACTCTGGTTTGGATCCTCAAACTTCAATCGTGATCGACAATCTGATCTACGACATCACCGAAGAGCTAGACATCACCACCATAGTCGTGACCCATGATATGAACTCTGTAATGGAGATTGGCGAGAATATCGTTTTCCTCTACAAAGGAAAGAAACTCTGGGAGGGCAACAATGAAAACATTTTTGATTGTGATTGCAAAGAATTGGAGGATTTCATCTTCGCCAACAAACTGATGAGGGCTGTAAAAAAGAATAGAGGTTAACCAAGCGATAACCTCTATTCCTGAACATAATAACCTATAATCTCGGTTTCACTCTTCTCTAGGTGTTCAGCCATAGGACGAACATCATTGAGCAATACGAAATTATCATTGCCACTAATTTGAACAACTTCCATGGGAAGCTGTAACCATTCTTAAGTAAACTTAAAACCATCATATTAATTTTCAATTAGTGATATTCGAAGTACACTATTAATGATCTTAGATCATAATTTATTATGTGAACGACCGACTTTTTTCGATGGACATATTCAATTTTACAATGAATGCTTTTTGAGGTTTTAGAAAAGAGCAGTGATTTGGAGTCGTCCTGTATGAACGGTCGAGAGATCTGCGGACTTTCGTCCTTCATAGCCCAGTGTCATTTGCAGTCCCGACATCAGCTTCTGACTAAAATTAATCCTCCAGTTATAATTATCTCCTGGCTGTTGGGCATTTAGTAGCTCATAGGCTGCTGCTGTATTGACCTCTCCCTGATAGTCGATATGCGCATAGCTCACGAATGCGGTCAGGACATTTTTACTGCCATTGGACCAGCGAGTTTCGGTTTCCATTACATTCAATCGAGCCTTTTCGTCCACATCAGATCCTTCAGCTATATTCACTTTGTCCTCGTAGCTATAGTCGACCGATACTCGAAAATTGTTCTTAGGCTGCCAAATCAGTCCCGGTCCCACTTCAACTGCCTGTATAATGTAGTTTCGGTCCTCTGTGTATTGAGAAGCATTTTCTTTCAGTTGGTCACTCCATTGCACATTCACGATCCATTCACTTCCGAAATGATAGCGTGCGCTGGCTAACCACTCCCTGCTACTACGCGATTCTATTCCTCTTGAGATCAATTGCTTGGAAGCCTGTGTCTGATAGCTGAGCTCCCACCCCAGTCCGCGACCACTCCGATTGAAAAAGACAGTACTGCGAATCCCATCTCTTGCATACACCAGGTCATCATCCTTGATATCCAGGGTAAAGGGATTGAATCGGAGGTCGAGACTTTCACCCGTAGTTTTCTTGTTGATATTGATGCTGGAGGTGTTGGAGAATTGGGATAGGAAAGCTCTGAATCCTCCTTCACTTGCCCAGCCTCTGGGCATACTCAGATTGGCACTGAAGCTGAATTGGGTCTGAAACGCTTCCACAAACTCAGAGGTAGGAACAAAGATTTTGATATAGCGTCTCTCGTCAAAATTGATCGCCTCAAAGAACTCTGTAAGATCTTGCACCCCATCCCCATTCAAATCGCGCCAGGCATGAGTCCCATCTCCTGTTGCGACCTCTACGAAGATAAACTCTCGCAATATTTCGCGACTACTAGAGGTTGTGTAATTCATATCTGATCTTACATGTCCCTTGAAGAAGGAACCGCGATAGTGAAGATTTCCCAGAATCAGGCGTTCGTCTTCCAGCTGATCCTCAAAAGCCTGTTGGTAATCCATCTCGCGATAGCTAAAGTTTAAGCCAAGGTCGTGCCCTTTAGCGATTCGGCTATTGACCTGAGCTCTGGTAGTTCTCGATTGACTATATGGTAACAAGGCGCCTTCTCGTATGGATTGATCTTCGCGCAAGGTGTAGTCAAGCCTAAACTGTGTGCGAAGGGTATCATGGTTTCGGATGTAAAATTGATGCGATGCATAATTCATCGCAGTCCGAAGCAGTGAATCATTGGCATTCAAAGACACCTCATTTCTATCCCATTCATATCGATAGCCTGGCACGAGCAAGAACGCATCAAAGAAGCTTTCTGCATACATCCTTCTCCATTGGGAACGCTCTCTGGCATTCTCACTTTGCAGATCAAATATCCCAGCCTTGACTTTCATTCCACCCAAACTCTGGGCAATGGCTGCCTCCCACTGTCTTCCTTCCACAGCCCCTTCTTTGTCTCGTAAGGAATACTTTGTCTGTACCAGATTGTTCTTATCCTTTTTCAGTGAAAACCCTGCATTGAAGATATTATCAGCACTTCCACTGCTGTCCTGACCAGGTTGGTAGCTCCAGTTACGATCATATTCAATGCTGCGATATCGGTCGATTGGCTTGAAATTCGCCCCGTCATATTCATAATCTACCTGCGCGTCCAGCTTGTAACTACCTACAGGCTTGCCCTTCAGTGCCACTCCAGATTTGATCGCCCAATCCTTGTCATCTTCTGACCCTTCCGGTGAAAACAAATTTTGATCCTGATCAGAAAAAGCAGCTTCACTGAACACAGACAAATGCTGGGTCAATTGCAATTCAGAACCAAGAGAGATCAACTGCCTCATGTTGGGAGCAGGCACAAAGCGGACAGCCTCATATTTACCCTGAGGCTGACCTGATGTGGGAGAAACCCATTCGTATACCCGACCATTCACGTCATTGTCTACCAAATTGTAACTACCATTCCCAGCCCCCACTTCGCTAAAGGTCACACGGTACAGTTCAGCAGTTGAATCCCGAGAATATACATATACCTGTTTTGGATTGCCGTCATTGTCCACCGTATCTCTTTGCTCATACAGCACCAAATCAGAATTGTATTCACTGCCTCGTGCACCGTCGATGGCAACAGGCAAATCGTCTCCTGCCAAACTGATTTGCTCTTTGTCCTCATTGCTCAGGCTGAAGGCCAGAGGCTTGTTTCGATTGTCCTTCTCTCTATAGTAACCCGCATGAAATTTCACCTTCCCCAGATCGAGAGACTGCTGCGCAGCAATGATCGAACGGCTATAGTTGCGATCAGAATACTCGAATGTGACACGGATTCTCGAGAACTGTGTAATCAGCACACTGGGATTGAAAGTAATCTCCCCAAGATTATAGTCAATGATATAGTCATGATTAAAGCCTCTCTTGAGCAGTTGGCCATCCAGATAGACCTTCTCAGAGTTGGCAATGACCACCACATAGTTTTGTCCGGTTGGGCCGTTAAGTTGATAAGGCCCTTGTAGTCCCTCTTCGGCCTGTAGCGTCACATCGGCAAACTGACCTTTAGCCGCTGCGATCGCAAGACTACTCTGCCCTTTACCATTTTCACCTATCGAGTAAGAAACCTTCCCTTGTCCCCCCAATGCATTTTTGTAATGGCGCATAAAATAGGAGTTGGGGTCATTCTGTATTACCACATCACCTGCCATCAAAGAAAGAGAGTCGTTATAGATTTCGAAGGTCACATTGTCGAACTCCCGAATCTGCTGGGTGTTTCCTTCTGGCTGGAAAGGAACATTCTGATCTGTGATATCCGCACGTATATTCAGGTCATCAGTCAGTTGACCATCCATCTGAAAATTGAAACCTGAAAGCACATTCATGCTCTGGGAATTCCCAAAAGAAACTCCTCGTGTCAGGCTTCCTGCTTTATAAATGTTTGGTGTCTGAAAAAGCTCATCCTTTTCATATGCATTGACCTCCTGATAGACCAATCGAGGAAAACTGACAGTAGAATCATAGGCTGCTGCTGACCTATTCTGAATCGGCTGATTTTTCTTCAAAGGGAAATATCGATAACAAATTTCTCCTTTATAATTCTCCTTAAAATCAACCCCTTCATCTCCATTCAGACTAAAAGGACTGTCAGGTTGCAGTCGAATACTAGAGGGATCTACAATCAGCGAATCAGGCCAGGTGAATGAGCTCCCCTCAACGGATTGACAAACTTGATTGCTGGATTGGGCATTAACATCCGAACAGAATAGAAATCCCAGTCCCATTCCTAACACCCAAAAAAGGAAGAGTTTTGTTATATGATATAAAGACCTGGAAAATTTCAATACCTGCGCTTTTGCCTGATTAACAGCAAAAAGAACGATAATATTTGATAAAACAAGGATTATGAGACAGGCACAGGCTCAATCCTATCCATCTGAATAAAGAAAGTCGTGCCCTTGCCCTCTACAGACTCGAACCAAATACTCCCACCGACCTGCTCAATGCCGCGCTTAGCCACTGCCAGTCCGATCCCTGAACCTGTCTCCTTGGTACTAAAGTTAGGCACAAATACTTTCTCTTTGATATCCTCTGGAATTCCGTTTCCATTGTCTTCAAAACTGATCAGCAGCTGATGCTCATCACCCGTCAACTTCACTTTCAGCAAAGGATCGGCGACATCTTTCATGGCTTGAAAGGCATTTAGAATCAGGTTATTGAATATTCGCCCGAAGAGTTTCACGTCTCCTTCTACCCAATAGTCTCCCTCTTCTTTTTCAAAAAGAATATTCTTGTCGACGTGCAGATCAACAGACTTTTCTAAAGTCTGCCCCAGATCAAAAGGCTCGCGCATCGGAGTAGGCATCTTCGCAAAGTGACTAAATGAAGTAACAATCTCATCCAGCGTATCAATTTGACTAAGAAGTATCTCTAGCGATTTTTTATCCTTTTCATTGGAGCCCAAAATCCTATGAAGATGCTGGATCGTCAGCTTCATTGGTGTCAGAGGATTCTTGATTTCATGAGCCACCTGTTTAGCCATCTCACGCCATGCGGCTTCTTTCTCATTTCGAGCCAGCTCTTCTTTGGTTGCCTCCAGTTTACCGAGCATATTGTTGTACTCATTTACCAGCTCTCCTATCTCGTCATCAGACTGCCAATCTATGGGCTGGTTCGTCTGCACGAACCCCGTGTCATGCAATCGGTCTGCTATGATCATGATAGGTTTCGTCAAGCGCGAAATCACATAGTAGGCAATCCCGATTGACAGGATAAAAACGAAAGAAAAAATGATGATAATATTACTAAATACGATCAACTGCTGACGCTCCAGGTGATTTTTAGATCCAAAATAGGGAACTGCCAAATAGCCCAGAACACTGCCATCCTCTGGTGAATTGATGCTTACATATATTGTCTTGTAGAGAAAGGAACCTATTTGTTCTTCTTTTGCCACATGTTCATTCCTGAGTTCTGAAAGTGATTTGTAGGCCGCTGGGTTCATGTATTCCGAAATAATCCCTGATTCATAAATTTCAGGTGTACTGGACGCTAGCAATTTTCCCTGCCTGTCGTACACATTGATATCCATCGAAGCATTGGTAGCTAGCTCCGCCACACTATTTTCTAACTGCTCTCGACTTGACCTTTGCACTTCATATTCTACAAAAATGTCATTTACATTTTCTGCCAATAGCAGTGAGCTCTTCAGGTTGGTCTTATCAATTTCCTTGCGATAAGAACTGTCGGTTGAGGTCAAAATTGCCACTGCCACCAATAGCAATGGAATCACAAATGAACCCGCTGTAAAAATGAGAATCTTAGTGGAAAAATTAAGGCTGGTAGCTTCACTGGTAGTCAGGTAGCGAACCACTCCTATGCAGCTTGTCATCATCAGCAAGAAGACAAACAAGAAGGAGAAATTAGACACTATATCTCGGTTGGCATATATCGGTGTGGAGACTATGGTGATTCTGTCCCCGACTACTGCAGCCAGATGTCTGGCACCTTCTCGTTCCAGTCCTTCTTCATATATGCTTTCCCTTTCCAACCAATTCATCTCAAAACTGGCCTCATATGGGAAATCACCAGAAACATAAAGCAAAGCACTATCTGCAATTATCGCATGACTGTAGCTGGTATTTGACTTGACGCTTCGATCCTGCAGCAACTGTGGCAACACGCGTTTAGAAGAAAAGCGTTTCAACCTCAACTCGATCTCGACATAGCCATTGATATCACCATAGCGCTCGACCTCCGTGAAACAGATGTATCTTTTCCGCTTATTGATATCCATTCGTCTATCGTAGTATACGTTTTCATAGGAGGTTTGAAATTCCGGGGATTCAAATCGCTTCTTGACTCGGGAGTAAGACATCCCACGATATTTTTTTGATAACCCTACTCCATTCTTGTCGAACAAATGGATGTCTATTTCATAATCACTGAAATAAGTATTGAGATAAGTTCTTTGGATTTTTCTTTCGATGCTTCGGAGCTGACTTTGGGGATTCAGCATTTTGCTATTGACGACTATGTCCTGCTTGATTTGCCCCAGGATGTTTGACAAGAGATATTCCCCCTCTACATCTCGATCCACCTGTAGGTAAGTAGCAAACTTTTGCATCTTAAACAGCTCATTCCTTTCGTGGGACTTGTAAATCTCAAAGGAGCCACCAATAGATAATAGTACTACCGTAAACATCAAATAGTTAATACTCTCAAACTTAAGAGAACGCAAACTATGCGGCATATTGAAGCCATAAAGTCCCAATATGTAGATCACATTGAGGCCAAATGCCAATAAGAAATTGGGCTTCCAAAAGAAGAAAACGCAAGACAAAAGACCGATGG
This is a stretch of genomic DNA from Reichenbachiella ulvae. It encodes these proteins:
- a CDS encoding MlaE family ABC transporter permease, which codes for MRSFGRFIIFIQTMLVRRESFSTYVKLIIEETIKIGVNTVFLVAIVSTFIGAVTTLQTAYNLVSPFIPSYVISMVVRDMTVLELAPTVMAIVYAGKVGSNIAGELGTMRITEQVDALEVMGINATSYLVLPKIIASIIAYPMLVVISAFLSLVGGYIAGSLAGVITPTEFVYGIRYEFIEFNITFALTKAYVFAFLVAAISAYKGFYTKGGALEVGVASTAAVTNSCIAILCADFLLTKLML
- a CDS encoding ABC transporter ATP-binding protein, with amino-acid sequence MIEANRISKSFEGKLILDDISAKFHKGKTNLIIGSSGTGKSVFLKNLVGLVQPDEGEVLYDGRNFTHSDKTTKADIRREIGMLFQGGALFDSKNVEQNIMFPLDVLTDMPLDEKQDRVNYCLERVGLVDSNKKMPSEISGGMKKRVGIARAIVNNSKYLFCDEPNSGLDPQTSIVIDNLIYDITEELDITTIVVTHDMNSVMEIGENIVFLYKGKKLWEGNNENIFDCDCKELEDFIFANKLMRAVKKNRG
- a CDS encoding sensor histidine kinase, with amino-acid sequence MAALSGLILAGLFSYSQKNELQIAEEIATAVAQHFEELNTYADQIEEKGSLKDKPSDVEFVIYNVRGDVLLWSDYSYIPPFEYFPFRTSDLVLANEQGEFLYNKRRISWQEKDAYLVTMVWVRRKFNQSSTYLDDLYNPSIVSHNVKITEDPNSIPIKYQGEELFNIECNGQTYYNEQINDFITGVMVVLLLTIFLLVFHFAQWLNLRRGFIFGLLSLTILLLAMRLSMLMIELPDSFVRLSIFEQSTFTYNWLYFTLGDAIINFGIILTILIFSILYGKGFVSQLSGRKKALIGSVVLFLSYLSIFTLLNTISLILSNSQISLDIADSMDFDFERLTSYFLIGVLSIIYFGTHYLAYMILTQLEGERKDLNVLHIAIGLLSCVFFFWKPNFLLAFGLNVIYILGLYGFNMPHSLRSLKFESINYLMFTVVLLSIGGSFEIYKSHERNELFKMQKFATYLQVDRDVEGEYLLSNILGQIKQDIVVNSKMLNPQSQLRSIERKIQRTYLNTYFSDYEIDIHLFDKNGVGLSKKYRGMSYSRVKKRFESPEFQTSYENVYYDRRMDINKRKRYICFTEVERYGDINGYVEIELRLKRFSSKRVLPQLLQDRSVKSNTSYSHAIIADSALLYVSGDFPYEASFEMNWLERESIYEEGLEREGARHLAAVVGDRITIVSTPIYANRDIVSNFSFLFVFLLMMTSCIGVVRYLTTSEATSLNFSTKILIFTAGSFVIPLLLVAVAILTSTDSSYRKEIDKTNLKSSLLLAENVNDIFVEYEVQRSSREQLENSVAELATNASMDINVYDRQGKLLASSTPEIYESGIISEYMNPAAYKSLSELRNEHVAKEEQIGSFLYKTIYVSINSPEDGSVLGYLAVPYFGSKNHLERQQLIVFSNIIIIFSFVFILSIGIAYYVISRLTKPIMIIADRLHDTGFVQTNQPIDWQSDDEIGELVNEYNNMLGKLEATKEELARNEKEAAWREMAKQVAHEIKNPLTPMKLTIQHLHRILGSNEKDKKSLEILLSQIDTLDEIVTSFSHFAKMPTPMREPFDLGQTLEKSVDLHVDKNILFEKEEGDYWVEGDVKLFGRIFNNLILNAFQAMKDVADPLLKVKLTGDEHQLLISFEDNGNGIPEDIKEKVFVPNFSTKETGSGIGLAVAKRGIEQVGGSIWFESVEGKGTTFFIQMDRIEPVPVS